A stretch of Cyanobacterium sp. HL-69 DNA encodes these proteins:
- the mtnD gene encoding aci-reductone dioxygenase MtnD: MTSLKIFDENNPTAPIFDSHEVTNHREKIDKIVHHLNQVGVNFEQWQTDDKIQLGATQEEVLKAYDSDVQRLINEAGYQAVDVVSLTSDNPNKNVFREKFLNEHTHSEDEVRFFVAGEGLFSLHLDNKVFEVLCTRGDLISVPANTPHWFDMGPNPNFVAIRLFNNPEGWVANFTGADIASKFSRLEN, encoded by the coding sequence ATGACTAGCTTAAAAATATTTGACGAAAATAACCCTACAGCGCCAATTTTTGATAGCCACGAAGTTACTAATCACAGGGAGAAAATAGATAAAATCGTTCACCATCTCAACCAAGTGGGGGTAAATTTTGAACAGTGGCAAACTGACGATAAGATTCAGTTAGGGGCTACCCAAGAGGAAGTTTTGAAAGCCTATGATAGCGATGTGCAAAGGTTGATAAATGAGGCTGGTTATCAGGCGGTAGATGTGGTTAGTTTAACCAGTGATAATCCTAATAAAAATGTTTTTAGGGAGAAATTTTTGAACGAGCATACCCACAGTGAGGATGAAGTGCGCTTTTTTGTGGCGGGGGAAGGTTTATTTAGTTTGCACCTTGATAATAAGGTATTTGAGGTTTTATGCACTAGGGGAGATTTGATTAGTGTACCAGCAAATACTCCCCATTGGTTTGACATGGGGCCAAATCCTAATTTTGTAGCTATTCGTCTGTTTAATAATCCTGAAGGGTGGGTGGCTAATTTTACAGGGGCAGATATTGCTTCAAAATTTTCTCGTCTTGAAAATTAA
- the dam gene encoding DNA adenine methylase Dam, which yields MKLIKIKDNNKAKPFLKWAGGKSQLLETFRQYYPKSLLKGEQFNYIEPFIGGGAVFFDLVQNYNIKQSHLSDINPEIVIVYKTIQKSVDQLIEQLTELSEEYKSLNVEQRKQFFYLKRDIYNLERIDFNYIDFSEAWIKRSALLIFLNKTCFNGLFRTNKKGGFNVPHGKYKNPNIVDKNNLLNVSIILQNTDIKIADYSQIIQHIKNNSFIYFDPPYRPLNETSNFNSYSKMMFDDNEQKRLANFYKQLNNNYSVDLMLSNSDPKNENPNDNFFDELYQGFNIYRIPATRMINSKGNKRGIINELLITN from the coding sequence ATGAAATTAATAAAAATAAAAGATAATAATAAAGCAAAACCTTTTTTAAAATGGGCAGGGGGAAAAAGTCAACTCCTAGAAACTTTTAGACAATATTACCCCAAATCCTTATTAAAAGGTGAACAGTTTAATTATATAGAACCCTTTATTGGTGGTGGTGCAGTTTTTTTTGATTTAGTACAAAACTATAATATTAAACAAAGTCATTTATCAGACATAAATCCAGAAATAGTTATAGTTTATAAAACAATTCAAAAATCAGTTGATCAATTAATAGAACAATTAACCGAATTATCTGAAGAATATAAATCATTAAATGTAGAACAAAGAAAACAATTTTTCTACCTAAAAAGAGATATTTATAACTTAGAAAGAATAGACTTTAATTATATAGACTTTTCTGAAGCATGGATTAAAAGATCTGCATTATTAATCTTTTTAAACAAAACGTGTTTTAATGGGTTATTTAGGACTAACAAAAAAGGAGGTTTTAATGTTCCCCATGGAAAATATAAAAATCCCAATATTGTTGATAAAAATAACCTTCTGAATGTATCGATTATTCTACAAAATACAGATATTAAAATTGCTGACTATTCGCAAATTATTCAGCATATTAAAAATAATTCTTTTATATATTTTGATCCACCCTATCGTCCTTTAAATGAGACTTCTAACTTTAACTCTTATTCTAAAATGATGTTTGATGATAACGAACAAAAAAGATTAGCTAACTTTTATAAACAATTAAATAATAACTATTCTGTTGACTTAATGCTCAGTAATTCTGATCCAAAAAATGAAAATCCTAACGATAATTTTTTTGATGAACTTTATCAAGGTTTTAATATTTACCGAATTCCTGCTACCAGAATGATTAATAGTAAAGGAAATAAAAGAGGCATTATTAATGAGCTTTTGATAACTAACTAA
- the arsA gene encoding arsenite-transporting ATPase yields MRVILMTGKGGVGKTSVAAATGLRCAELGHKTLVLSTDPAHSLADSFDLELGHEPKKVKENLWGAELDALMELEGNWGAVKKYITEVLQARGLDGVQAEELAILPGMDEIFGLVRMKRHYDEGEFDVLIIDSAPTGTALRLLSLPEVGGWYMRRFYKPLQSMSATLRPLFEPFFKPITGFSLPTNEVMDAPYEFYQQIEALEKVLTDNTQTSVRLVTNPEKMVIKESLRAHAYLSLYGVSVDLVIANRIIPDQVDDPFFQKWKENQSVYKEEIHENFHPLPVKEVPLFSEEMCGLEALERLKDTLYKDEDPSQVYYEENTIRVIQEDSNYSLELYLPGIPKDQIKLNKTGDELNVRIGNHRRNLVLPQALAALQPSGAKIEDDYLKIKFASAS; encoded by the coding sequence ATGCGAGTAATTTTGATGACAGGGAAAGGTGGAGTTGGAAAAACCTCCGTTGCTGCCGCCACTGGTTTAAGGTGCGCTGAATTAGGACATAAAACGTTAGTACTAAGTACAGATCCAGCCCATTCCCTAGCAGACAGTTTTGATCTAGAATTAGGTCATGAACCCAAAAAAGTGAAAGAAAATCTTTGGGGTGCCGAATTAGATGCTCTCATGGAGTTAGAAGGTAATTGGGGTGCAGTCAAAAAATATATTACCGAAGTTTTACAGGCAAGAGGCTTGGATGGGGTACAGGCAGAAGAATTAGCTATCTTACCAGGGATGGATGAAATTTTTGGCTTGGTAAGGATGAAACGCCATTATGATGAAGGGGAATTTGATGTTTTAATCATTGATTCTGCACCCACTGGCACCGCCCTCAGACTCCTTAGTCTTCCTGAAGTGGGGGGATGGTACATGAGAAGGTTTTATAAACCTTTACAGAGTATGTCAGCCACTTTAAGACCTTTATTTGAGCCTTTCTTTAAGCCTATTACAGGTTTTTCTTTGCCCACCAATGAGGTAATGGATGCCCCCTATGAGTTTTATCAGCAAATAGAGGCGCTGGAAAAAGTATTGACGGATAATACTCAAACCTCTGTACGGTTAGTGACGAATCCTGAAAAAATGGTTATTAAGGAGTCTTTGAGAGCCCATGCTTATCTTAGTCTTTATGGTGTTTCTGTGGATTTAGTAATAGCTAATAGAATTATACCTGATCAAGTGGATGATCCTTTTTTCCAAAAATGGAAAGAAAATCAATCGGTTTATAAAGAGGAAATCCATGAAAATTTCCATCCTCTACCAGTGAAGGAGGTGCCTTTATTCTCTGAGGAGATGTGCGGTTTAGAGGCGTTAGAGCGTTTGAAGGATACTTTATATAAAGATGAGGATCCTAGTCAGGTGTATTATGAAGAAAATACGATTAGGGTGATTCAAGAGGATTCTAATTATAGTTTGGAGTTGTATTTACCTGGTATTCCCAAAGATCAAATTAAGCTCAATAAAACAGGGGATGAGTTGAATGTGAGAATTGGTAATCACCGTCGTAATTTGGTATTACCTCAAGCCTTGGCTGCTTTACAACCTTCGGGGGCAAAAATTGAGGATGATTATCTGAAAATTAAGTTTGCTAGTGCTTCTTAA
- the mtnC gene encoding 2,3-diketo-5-methylthio-1-phosphopentane phosphatase MtnC gives MIKAILTDIEGTTSSISFVKDVLFPYAYQEMENFLVQHFNNDFVYKQAKMVCELEGLKDGCQPRQIAEILREWIKCDRKLAPLKELQGMIWEKGYKNGDYQAHIYEDAYEKLKHWHRQNIPIYIYSSGSVYAQKLFFGYSNYGNLLNLFSGFFDTNVGYKQEVDSYNLIAEKMEFKPEEILFLSDIEDEIISADKAGMKTIWIIRDEQQLPENKPYKIVRNFHEISF, from the coding sequence ATGATTAAAGCAATTTTAACTGATATTGAGGGAACTACAAGTTCTATTTCTTTTGTTAAAGATGTCTTGTTTCCCTATGCTTATCAAGAAATGGAAAATTTTCTTGTTCAACATTTTAATAATGATTTTGTTTATAAACAGGCTAAAATGGTTTGTGAATTGGAGGGGTTAAAAGATGGTTGTCAACCCCGTCAAATTGCTGAAATTTTGAGGGAATGGATTAAGTGCGATCGCAAATTAGCCCCATTAAAAGAATTACAAGGAATGATATGGGAAAAGGGCTATAAAAATGGTGATTACCAAGCCCATATCTATGAAGATGCTTATGAAAAATTAAAACACTGGCATCGACAAAATATCCCTATCTATATATATTCATCTGGCTCAGTGTATGCTCAAAAACTATTTTTTGGCTACTCAAATTATGGTAACTTACTAAACTTATTCTCTGGTTTTTTTGATACCAATGTAGGCTATAAACAAGAAGTAGATTCTTATAATTTAATAGCAGAAAAAATGGAGTTTAAGCCAGAAGAAATATTATTTTTGTCAGACATAGAAGACGAAATAATATCAGCAGATAAAGCAGGAATGAAAACGATTTGGATAATCAGAGATGAGCAACAATTACCAGAAAATAAACCCTACAAAATAGTTAGAAATTTTCATGAAATTAGTTTTTAG
- a CDS encoding site-2-protease, translating to MNNNNIRVGNLFGIPFYINPSWFFILGLMTLTYGGQLAFTTQLPGIIPWLVGLFASLLLFASVLAHELGHSFVAISQGIEVKSITLFIFGGLASLERESKSPGEAFAVAIAGPLVSIILFAIFTVIQTTTPLPLALSLVVSLLAYINLILALFNMIPGLPLDGGNVLKAIVWKITGNPQKGVIFAGRFGQFFGWTAVIIGALGTLNVLPFGNFWTVLIGWFLLQNAGNAAQSAQLEDKLNHFSAAEAVTEESPIVKQDITLREFANNYIIGKQPWRKFLVTDEESILVGVLEVEDLKSISTHLWGETTVKELMKSYEDVKTVSDTETLLEVVKMLELQKESELAVVKEDGTLLGLVEKKGITQLLQSRREQQVSQKQPQAVESSFQKSSSSE from the coding sequence ATGAACAACAATAATATTAGAGTGGGAAACTTATTTGGAATTCCCTTTTATATCAACCCCTCATGGTTTTTTATCTTAGGTTTAATGACTCTTACCTATGGGGGGCAATTGGCGTTTACCACACAACTTCCTGGGATAATTCCTTGGTTAGTAGGTTTATTCGCTTCCTTGTTACTTTTTGCCTCCGTATTAGCCCATGAATTAGGTCATAGTTTTGTGGCAATTTCTCAGGGTATTGAAGTCAAATCTATTACATTATTTATCTTTGGGGGTTTAGCATCCCTAGAAAGAGAATCTAAATCTCCAGGAGAAGCCTTTGCCGTTGCGATCGCAGGACCCCTTGTAAGTATAATATTATTTGCTATCTTTACCGTTATTCAAACAACTACTCCCCTGCCTCTAGCCCTATCCTTGGTAGTATCCTTACTAGCTTACATCAACCTCATCTTGGCATTATTCAACATGATTCCTGGCTTACCCCTCGATGGTGGTAACGTACTAAAAGCAATCGTGTGGAAAATTACAGGAAATCCCCAAAAAGGAGTTATCTTTGCTGGACGTTTTGGACAGTTTTTCGGTTGGACAGCGGTTATCATCGGTGCTTTAGGTACACTAAACGTTTTACCCTTTGGTAACTTTTGGACAGTTTTAATCGGTTGGTTTTTACTACAAAATGCAGGAAATGCAGCCCAGTCAGCCCAATTAGAAGATAAATTAAACCACTTCAGCGCCGCAGAAGCCGTCACCGAAGAAAGCCCTATAGTAAAACAAGATATAACCCTCAGAGAATTTGCTAATAACTATATTATCGGGAAACAACCTTGGCGCAAATTTCTTGTTACCGACGAAGAAAGTATCTTGGTAGGAGTGTTAGAAGTAGAAGACTTAAAAAGTATTTCCACCCATCTTTGGGGTGAAACCACAGTGAAAGAGTTAATGAAATCCTATGAAGACGTCAAAACCGTCAGCGATACAGAAACCCTTCTCGAAGTAGTTAAAATGCTCGAACTACAAAAAGAATCCGAATTAGCCGTCGTAAAAGAAGATGGTACCCTATTAGGATTAGTAGAGAAAAAAGGAATCACCCAACTGTTACAATCTCGGAGAGAACAACAAGTTTCTCAAAAACAACCACAAGCGGTGGAATCTTCTTTCCAAAAGTCTAGCAGTAGTGAGTAA
- a CDS encoding Integral membrane protein, interacts with FtsH → MATSSNFRGAIKNAQNKALVGPNVIPNALPYLGGGLVLTAVGTYGGLGVIRSNPGIFMTTFFVALVAELVLFFVVRGIAERANNSTALPLLAVYSLLSGYTLSGLVFVALGTDGVGINGVAIAALGCGVTFIAARNIGSNLSEEDGLALTKTVSMAMIGLVVVLVGQLIFSLFGVYTPSWLEVGISGFGVFLFAGVSVVDFYILPRTYRDEQYLSAALSMYLTYINLFIFILRLLIAINGRD, encoded by the coding sequence ATGGCTACAAGTAGTAATTTTCGTGGGGCTATTAAAAACGCCCAAAATAAAGCCTTAGTAGGCCCTAACGTCATCCCCAATGCGTTACCATACTTGGGTGGTGGCTTAGTTTTAACCGCTGTGGGTACTTATGGGGGTTTGGGTGTAATTCGCTCTAATCCTGGTATTTTTATGACCACTTTTTTTGTGGCTTTGGTGGCTGAATTGGTCTTATTTTTCGTGGTGAGAGGCATTGCGGAGAGGGCTAACAATTCTACTGCTTTACCTTTGTTGGCGGTGTACAGTCTTTTGTCTGGTTATACTCTCAGTGGTCTAGTTTTCGTTGCTTTGGGTACTGATGGGGTAGGAATTAATGGCGTTGCGATCGCAGCTTTGGGTTGTGGTGTAACGTTCATTGCAGCCCGAAATATTGGCTCTAACCTATCAGAAGAGGATGGTTTAGCCCTCACAAAAACTGTATCTATGGCCATGATTGGTTTGGTGGTGGTATTGGTAGGACAGTTAATTTTTAGCCTCTTTGGAGTATATACTCCTAGTTGGCTAGAGGTAGGAATTTCTGGTTTTGGAGTATTTCTTTTTGCGGGGGTTTCTGTGGTAGATTTTTACATTTTACCCCGTACTTACAGAGATGAGCAGTATCTTAGCGCTGCTTTATCGATGTATTTAACCTACATTAACTTGTTTATATTTATCCTTAGATTACTTATTGCCATCAACGGCCGTGACTAA
- a CDS encoding peptide/nickel transport system permease protein: MSRSKSLQYYIVARILLAPLMLWTIVTIVFLLLRATPGDPADAILGGRAPESAKQALREQMGLNQPLWVQYLTYLGQLLRFDLGSSITSRGLEVKEVIGQYFPATVELSLFAMVVAIALGVGIGLISASKPNTIFDVAGRLFGIITYALPLFWMGMVMQIVFSVQLKWFPLGTRFPVGMTTPTKITGLYVLDSLLTLNVGQFFTALHYVALPSLTLGILISGIFERIVRVNLKKTLQSDYVEAARARGIPKSRILFAHAFKNALIPVITVMGLTFAALLGGAVLTEVTFSWPGLGNRLYEAISQRDYPTVQGIMVFFGIIVVIASIAIDIINAYIDPRIRY, encoded by the coding sequence ATGTCCCGTTCCAAGTCTTTACAGTATTATATAGTTGCCCGTATTTTACTCGCTCCATTAATGTTGTGGACTATTGTAACAATCGTTTTTTTGTTGCTAAGAGCTACCCCCGGAGACCCAGCCGATGCTATCTTGGGTGGTAGAGCGCCAGAATCAGCCAAACAAGCACTAAGAGAACAAATGGGCTTAAATCAGCCTTTGTGGGTACAATATCTTACTTATTTAGGGCAGTTATTGCGCTTTGATTTAGGTTCTTCCATTACCAGCCGTGGCTTGGAAGTAAAGGAAGTTATTGGTCAATATTTTCCTGCCACCGTTGAATTATCCTTGTTTGCCATGGTAGTGGCGATAGCCCTTGGAGTGGGAATAGGACTAATTTCCGCCTCAAAACCCAATACTATTTTTGATGTGGCGGGGAGACTATTCGGCATCATCACCTACGCCTTGCCTTTGTTTTGGATGGGTATGGTAATGCAAATTGTCTTTTCCGTACAACTAAAATGGTTTCCCCTCGGCACCCGCTTCCCCGTAGGCATGACAACCCCCACAAAAATAACAGGCTTATACGTCTTAGACAGTCTTCTAACCCTTAATGTTGGTCAATTTTTTACAGCCCTCCACTACGTAGCGCTGCCCTCCCTTACCCTCGGCATCTTAATCAGTGGCATTTTTGAAAGGATAGTCAGAGTAAACCTCAAAAAAACCCTTCAATCAGACTATGTAGAAGCCGCTAGGGCCAGAGGTATTCCCAAAAGTCGTATTCTTTTTGCCCATGCCTTTAAAAACGCCCTCATTCCCGTTATCACCGTCATGGGTTTAACCTTTGCTGCCCTACTCGGAGGGGCTGTGTTAACAGAAGTAACCTTTTCTTGGCCTGGTTTAGGCAACAGACTATATGAGGCCATATCCCAAAGAGACTATCCCACCGTACAAGGAATTATGGTATTTTTCGGCATTATTGTAGTTATAGCCAGTATAGCCATTGACATCATCAATGCTTATATTGATCCTAGAATTCGCTATTAA
- a CDS encoding polar amino acid transport system substrate-binding protein, whose protein sequence is MIGKKLIKVLTISLLSGINLFVNSSVRADTVLERIESKGLLRIGINPNEIPLSYRDNNGELQGICLDLVNLIKKELKQSLNRNIITTHIFSSNLSNRFQIVQDGIVDLECGANTIREVENYQVSFSQPFFVTGTQFLVARDKARQLIDDTAIEDIRIGVLGDTTTEEYVRQRFPQAQISLYRGANGSALGVRAVENDRIDAFADDGILLLGAATSLSMSLTRDFILLPETPVTCERYGLILPENDPDWKELIDRVINSSEEREIVGDWFGVADRFINNRPNCSIDD, encoded by the coding sequence ATGATAGGGAAAAAACTGATCAAAGTCTTAACTATTAGTCTTCTTTCAGGAATTAATTTGTTTGTTAATTCTTCTGTGAGGGCGGATACGGTATTAGAAAGAATAGAATCAAAGGGTTTGTTAAGAATTGGTATTAATCCCAATGAAATTCCCCTTAGTTATAGGGATAATAATGGAGAGTTGCAGGGGATTTGCTTAGATTTAGTTAATCTAATTAAAAAGGAGTTAAAGCAAAGTTTAAATCGTAATATTATTACCACTCATATTTTTAGCTCTAATTTAAGTAATCGTTTTCAAATTGTACAGGATGGCATTGTTGACTTGGAATGTGGTGCAAATACTATCCGAGAAGTAGAAAATTATCAGGTGTCCTTTTCTCAACCTTTTTTTGTGACAGGTACTCAATTTTTGGTAGCAAGGGATAAGGCGAGACAATTAATTGATGATACAGCCATTGAGGATATAAGAATTGGAGTTTTAGGCGATACGACAACGGAGGAATATGTTAGACAAAGATTCCCCCAAGCCCAAATTAGTTTATATCGAGGGGCGAATGGTAGTGCTTTAGGGGTTAGGGCAGTAGAAAATGACAGGATAGATGCTTTTGCTGATGATGGTATTCTTCTTTTGGGGGCGGCTACTTCTTTGAGTATGTCTTTAACAAGAGATTTTATTTTATTACCTGAAACTCCTGTTACTTGCGAAAGGTATGGTTTAATTTTGCCAGAAAATGATCCTGATTGGAAGGAGTTGATTGATAGGGTTATTAATTCGAGTGAGGAAAGGGAGATAGTTGGGGATTGGTTTGGAGTTGCTGATAGATTTATTAATAATCGCCCTAATTGCAGTATTGACGATTAA
- the mtnB gene encoding methylthioribulose-1-phosphate dehydratase MtnB, producing MNKYSVDEFRKVGNAIIQTASFLNSKGWTPATSSNFSHVMSNNLCAITVSGKHKSRLTLDDIMVVDFDGVPVDDKKPSAETLLHTTLYKWDEKITSILHTHSVNSTILSRLIDKPYWEIEGYELQKAFTGINTHESCITIPIFDNSQDIPTLAQEVIEYLDKGNPCWAYLIRGHGVYTWGKDMDSALRHLEAIEYLMECELEMIKITGKR from the coding sequence TTGAATAAATATTCTGTGGATGAGTTTAGGAAGGTTGGTAATGCTATTATTCAAACGGCTAGTTTTCTTAATAGTAAAGGATGGACTCCTGCGACGAGTAGTAATTTTTCCCATGTGATGAGTAATAATTTGTGTGCCATTACGGTATCGGGAAAGCATAAGAGTAGATTAACCCTTGATGATATTATGGTGGTGGATTTTGATGGTGTACCTGTGGATGATAAAAAACCATCGGCAGAAACTTTGTTACACACTACTTTATATAAATGGGATGAAAAAATTACTTCTATACTTCATACTCATTCTGTAAATAGTACGATATTGAGTAGATTGATAGATAAACCTTACTGGGAAATAGAAGGCTATGAATTGCAAAAAGCTTTTACAGGAATTAACACCCATGAAAGTTGCATCACTATTCCCATTTTTGACAATAGCCAAGATATTCCTACCCTCGCCCAAGAAGTGATTGAGTATTTAGATAAGGGTAATCCCTGTTGGGCTTATCTCATTCGGGGACATGGGGTTTATACTTGGGGTAAGGATATGGACAGCGCCCTTAGACACTTAGAAGCGATAGAATATTTAATGGAGTGTGAATTGGAAATGATTAAGATAACAGGAAAAAGATGA
- the ndhD2 gene encoding NAD(P)H-quinone oxidoreductase subunit NdhD2, whose protein sequence is MIADQFPWLTAIIALPLIAALPIPLIPDKKSKALRWYALGVGIADFVLMCYVFWQHYYINNPNLQLVESYSWIPNIGLNWAVSVDGLSMPLVLLAGFVSTLAIFSAWQVDRKPKLFYFLLLLLYSAQIGVFVAQDILLLFIMWELELVPVYLLVSIWGGKKRRYAATKFLLYTALASIFILIAGLGMALYGGGEITFDMVQLGIKDYPLSLELLLYGGLLVAFGVKLAVFPLHTWLPDAHGEASSPVSMILAGVLLKMGGYGLIRLNLGLLSEAHVYYAPLLVILGVVNIVYGAFASFGQTNMKRRLAYSSVSHMGFVLIGIASFTDLGISGAMLQMLSHGLIAALLFFLAGVTYDRTKTMYLDEMGNIGKVMPKVFALFTAGAMASLALPGMSGFVSELAVFVGYSNSDIYGSTFRTVTILLSAVGLILTPIYLLSMLRQLFYSSDQTLMCNLGVPTNIINSDEDNDEPVCFGNDCILPMNAKYEDAKPREIFIAASFLILIIGVGLYPKLATQLYDVKTVAINAHVTESYQQVAVTNPRFGNKFVNSPDVVEKVAMNQDLKIND, encoded by the coding sequence ATGATAGCGGATCAATTTCCTTGGCTCACCGCAATTATAGCCCTGCCCCTAATCGCAGCCTTACCCATACCCCTCATTCCCGATAAGAAAAGCAAAGCCCTTCGATGGTATGCGTTAGGAGTAGGCATAGCAGACTTCGTTTTAATGTGTTACGTTTTTTGGCAACACTACTACATCAACAACCCCAACTTACAATTAGTCGAAAGTTATAGCTGGATACCCAATATCGGGTTAAATTGGGCTGTGTCCGTAGATGGTTTATCCATGCCCCTAGTCTTATTAGCAGGATTTGTAAGCACCCTAGCTATTTTTTCCGCTTGGCAAGTAGATCGTAAACCAAAACTATTTTATTTTTTATTATTATTACTTTATTCCGCCCAAATCGGCGTATTTGTAGCCCAAGATATATTATTACTCTTTATCATGTGGGAACTAGAATTAGTTCCAGTATATCTCCTCGTCTCCATTTGGGGTGGTAAAAAACGTCGCTACGCTGCTACCAAATTTCTACTCTATACCGCCCTTGCATCCATCTTCATTCTCATCGCAGGATTGGGCATGGCATTATACGGTGGAGGAGAAATCACCTTTGATATGGTGCAACTAGGCATTAAAGACTATCCTCTCAGCCTAGAATTACTTCTTTACGGTGGTTTATTAGTTGCCTTCGGCGTAAAATTGGCCGTTTTCCCCCTCCATACATGGCTACCAGATGCCCATGGAGAAGCATCTTCCCCCGTATCAATGATTTTGGCAGGGGTACTATTAAAAATGGGTGGTTATGGCTTAATTCGTCTAAACCTCGGTTTACTTTCCGAAGCCCATGTTTATTATGCTCCTCTCCTTGTTATCCTAGGAGTAGTAAACATTGTCTATGGTGCTTTCGCTTCCTTTGGACAAACCAACATGAAACGCCGTCTAGCTTACTCCTCCGTATCTCACATGGGATTTGTCTTGATTGGTATCGCCTCGTTTACTGACTTAGGTATTAGTGGGGCAATGTTACAAATGTTATCCCATGGACTAATTGCCGCTTTACTATTCTTCCTCGCTGGGGTAACATACGATCGCACTAAGACCATGTACTTAGACGAAATGGGTAATATCGGAAAAGTAATGCCCAAAGTTTTTGCCCTCTTCACCGCAGGTGCCATGGCATCCCTTGCCCTACCCGGGATGAGTGGTTTTGTCAGTGAATTAGCAGTATTTGTGGGTTATAGCAATAGTGATATTTACGGCTCAACTTTCCGCACCGTAACCATCCTCCTAAGTGCTGTGGGTTTAATTTTAACTCCTATTTACCTACTCTCCATGTTAAGACAACTATTTTATAGCTCAGACCAAACTTTGATGTGTAATTTAGGAGTACCTACTAATATAATTAACTCTGACGAAGATAATGATGAGCCTGTTTGTTTTGGTAATGATTGTATTTTGCCCATGAATGCAAAATATGAAGATGCTAAACCCAGAGAGATTTTTATTGCCGCTTCTTTCCTTATCCTCATCATTGGGGTGGGTTTATATCCTAAGTTGGCGACTCAGTTATATGATGTCAAAACTGTAGCAATAAATGCCCATGTTACGGAATCTTATCAGCAGGTTGCCGTTACTAATCCTCGTTTTGGTAATAAGTTTGTCAATTCTCCTGATGTAGTGGAAAAAGTGGCAATGAATCAGGATTTAAAGATTAACGATTAA